The Bacillota bacterium genomic interval GCCCGCGCCCGGACTACCATCGCGTCGGAGGTGATGGAGCTGCACGGCAGGCGCTTCCCCCTTCCCCGCGAGCATGGTTCGTGGGTGATGCTGGTCCTGCCCGCGTCCCTGCCACTGCTGGCGCTGCGCGCCTGGGCGCCGGCGGCCGGCTGGACGCTGCTGGCGATGGTGGCGCTCTTCCTCGGCCGCGAGCCGCTCCGCCAACGCCTGCGCGGCGCCGCCGCCACCTGGACGGTGGCCGTGCCGCTGGCGGGGGCCGCGGTCGCCGGGGCGGCCGCCCTCCTCCGTTCGCATTCGCTCGCCCTGGCCGGCTGGGCGCTGCTGGCGGCGGCGGTGCTGGCGGCGGAACTCGCCTTTTCCCGGGTCCGCCGGATCACGCCCCGCCGGGCCCTGTTCCGCGAGCTGGCCGGCGTGGCGGGCCTGACGGCGGGCGCGCCCGCCCTGGCCGCGGCGCTGGGACGCCCGCCCGCCTTCCAGCTGGGACTCTGGCTCCTCGCCCTGATGCCCTTCGGCCTCGGAACCCTCCACGTCGACCGCTTCGTCACCTGGCGGCGGGAGCACACCCCCGAGGCGGAGCGTCGCCGCTCCGCCTTCCTCCTGCTGGCGGCCGCAGCTGGCGGCGCCGTTCTCCTCTCTCTCGTCCTGACCGCCCTGGAGCCGATCACGGGGGTCCCGGGCCGGGCCGCGCTGGCCTGGGCGCCGGAGCTTCTCCATCTGGCCTCTACCGCGCGCCGGCCGGAGGCACGCGCCGATTTCAAGCGGATCGGGCTGGAGGAGACCGCGTCCGGGATCCTCTGGCTGATCCTCGGGTCGGTTTTGATCGCGTCCGCTTGACTTTTTTCGCAACGACACCGCGGTTCGCCGAAGGAAAATCGTGTTCGGCATGCGAAGCTTCCCCCTGATCTCGCGACCGACAGGTCGGGTGGGGGGAGGTGTTCGTCGTGTCGATGGCGGAGGCGGAGGATCGCGGCAGGGGAACGGCGGTGGCTGGCGGCTCCGGCCCCGGCGAGGAACCGGTCCCATCCGGGGAGGAGCCGGCCGCCGGAGGGGTCCGGCGCCTCCTGGAGAACCGGCTGGTACCGCCGGGCCGGAGTCTCCGCGCCAAGGCGGCCTTCTCCTCGGTGGCCGCCTTCGAGACCTGGTGGGAGCGATCCAGGGTCGACCCGGATGCGTATTGGGCCGAGGTCGCCTCCGAGCTGGAATGGTTCAGCCCCTGGCAGGTGCGAAGGGAGGGGGAGTTGCCCGACTTCCGCTACTTCGTGGGCGGGCTGGGCAACGTCAGCACCAACTGCATCGACCGGCACGTGCGAGCGGGCCGGGGGAATCAGGCGGCGATCCTCTGGGAGGGCGAGGACGGCGCGACGCGCGTCCTCACCTACCGCATGCTGCTGGACGAGGTGGGCCGCCTGGCCAACGCGCTCAGGGCGCTGGGCGTCGGGCGCGGCGACGTGGTCGCCATCTACATGTCGAACATCCCCGAGGTCTTCGTCGCCGTCCACGCCTGCTACCGGATCGGCGCGCTCTACAGCGTCATCTTCGCCGGCTTCTCGGCGGAGGCGGTCCGCCAGCGGCTCCTCGACGCCCAGCCGAAGGTGGTGGTGGTCGCCGACGGCAGCCGCCGGCGCGGCCAGGTGCTCCCGCTCAAGGCGACGCTGGAGCGGGCGGCCGCGGGGATCTCCTCCATCGAGCATGTCGTGGTGGTCCGGCACACCGGCGTCGAACTCCCGATGACGCCGGGCAGGGATCTCTGGTACCACGAGCTGGTCGCCGCGGCCTCCCCCGACTGCCCGCCGGAACCCATGGAGGCCAACGAACCCGGATTCATCATCTACACCAGCGGTACCGAGTCGAAGCCGAAGGGCGTGGTCCACGCCGGGATGGGCTTCCTGGTCGGTACCTACGCCAACGTCAAGTGGGCGCTGGGGTTGACCCCGGAGGATGTGTACTGGTGCACGGCCGATGTGGGCTGGCTCACCTTCCCGATCTTCGCGCTGGTCGGAGGGATGGCCCACGGCGTCACCCAGGTGGTCTACGAGGGTGCGCTGGACTGGCCGACGCCCGACCGCCTCTACCGCATCGTCGAACGCTGGGGCGTCAACAAGCTCTTCACCGCGCCGACGGCGCTCCGCATGCTTCGCCGCCTGGGTGAGGCGGGGCTGGAGGGGCACGATCTCTCCCGGTTGGAGCTGATCGCCCTGGTGGGCGAGCCGCTCGACCCGGAGACCTGGAACTGGGTTCGCGACCACCTGGGGAAGGGGCGGCCGGCGGGCGACGAGCTCTTCATCAACAACACCTACGGGCAGACCGAGACCGCGACCGCCTGGACCTGCTCGATGGTCGGCCTGACGCCGGCCAAGCCGGGCTCCGCCGGCCAGCCGCTGCCGGGATACGTCGCCCGCGTGGTGGACGAGCATGGCGCTCCGCTGCCGCCGGGGAAGCAGGGTTACCTGATCATCACCCACCCCTTCCCCTCCCTGGCGCGCACCGTCTGGGGCGACCACGGCCGTTACCTGGAGACCTACTTCCGGCGCTTCCCAGGGGCCTACTTCACGGCGGACGCGGCCGTGCAGGACGACGACGGGCATATCTGGGTGGTGGGCCGGGTGGACGACGTGATCAACGTCGCCGGTCACCGCCTGAGCACCATGGAGATGGAGGCGGCGCTCCTCGACCATCCCCGCGTCGCGGAAGCGGCGGTCGTCGGCGCCACGGACCCCGTCAAGG includes:
- a CDS encoding YwiC-like family protein is translated as MELHGRRFPLPREHGSWVMLVLPASLPLLALRAWAPAAGWTLLAMVALFLGREPLRQRLRGAAATWTVAVPLAGAAVAGAAALLRSHSLALAGWALLAAAVLAAELAFSRVRRITPRRALFRELAGVAGLTAGAPALAAALGRPPAFQLGLWLLALMPFGLGTLHVDRFVTWRREHTPEAERRRSAFLLLAAAAGGAVLLSLVLTALEPITGVPGRAALAWAPELLHLASTARRPEARADFKRIGLEETASGILWLILGSVLIASA
- a CDS encoding acetate--CoA ligase, whose product is MFVVSMAEAEDRGRGTAVAGGSGPGEEPVPSGEEPAAGGVRRLLENRLVPPGRSLRAKAAFSSVAAFETWWERSRVDPDAYWAEVASELEWFSPWQVRREGELPDFRYFVGGLGNVSTNCIDRHVRAGRGNQAAILWEGEDGATRVLTYRMLLDEVGRLANALRALGVGRGDVVAIYMSNIPEVFVAVHACYRIGALYSVIFAGFSAEAVRQRLLDAQPKVVVVADGSRRRGQVLPLKATLERAAAGISSIEHVVVVRHTGVELPMTPGRDLWYHELVAAASPDCPPEPMEANEPGFIIYTSGTESKPKGVVHAGMGFLVGTYANVKWALGLTPEDVYWCTADVGWLTFPIFALVGGMAHGVTQVVYEGALDWPTPDRLYRIVERWGVNKLFTAPTALRMLRRLGEAGLEGHDLSRLELIALVGEPLDPETWNWVRDHLGKGRPAGDELFINNTYGQTETATAWTCSMVGLTPAKPGSAGQPLPGYVARVVDEHGAPLPPGKQGYLIITHPFPSLARTVWGDHGRYLETYFRRFPGAYFTADAAVQDDDGHIWVVGRVDDVINVAGHRLSTMEMEAALLDHPRVAEAAVVGATDPVKGLVPIAFVVPRRAAGDGEGVEEAALAAELSRRIVDAIGPIARPERIYVVPTLPKTRSGKIMRRLLREAVDQGSVHGDTSALENPEALEVVLATVRPAAGAEPSTKS